The sequence GTCGGGCAGTGCGGTGACGTGCACCTTCACGTTCACCGGCGGTGCCCAGTCCTTCACGGTGCCGGAGGGCGTCACGAGCCTCGACGTGACCGCTACGGGTGCTCGCGGTGGAAACGGCGGTTCCCTTCTCGGAGGCGTCGGCGCTGTCGCAACGCGCGCACTTCCCGTCACGCCCGGCGACGCCCTGTATGTGCTCGTCGGCGGCAACGGTGGTGACGGCACGGGTTCGGCCGGATTCAACGGTGGCGGCGTCGGTGGGACCGGTGCGGGCGGCGGTGGCGGCGCGTCCGACGTCCGGACCGGAACGGGTGAGATGGCCGATCGGCAGATCGTCGCCTCGGGCGGCGGCGGCGCCGGCGACACCTACATCGGTGGCGGCGGCAACCTCGCTCCCAACGCGCCCGCGGGCCAGGCCGGTGGCGGGGGAGGAGCCGGTGGCGGCGGTCAGGCCGACGCGGGTGGTGTCGGCGGCAACGGGGGTGACAATCCCGACGGATCTGCGGGCCTCGTCGGCGTCGGCGGAGCTGGATCCGAGACGGGTGGCGGGGGTGGCGGCGGCTGGTTCGGCGGTGGCGGCGGCGCCGAGAACTTCGGTGGCGGCGGCGGCGGAGGCGGTTCGTCCTACGCGCCCGACGGGACCATCGGTGCTGCCGGTGTCGACGCCGTATCGTCCGTGGTGATCACCTACGGGGCCGGCTCGGGAACCGGGTCGTTGGGCGGCTTGTTCGGTAGTAGCTGAACGGCCACCGTCGCGGTAGTTCCGCCCTCGCAGCGGGCGGAAGTGATTGCGGTTCAATAACAACGGCAGCAGCCCGGACCTTTTGTCCGGGCTGCTGCCGTTGGAAAAACGCTGGGTGCTTACAAAACACGAACCGCCGAACTAGACAGCGACGGCGGTGGTTTCGTAGATCGATTCGATACGGCGTCTCGTGGCCTCGGGGGTCGTCTTCATGGCGAGGACGAGTTCGGAGATGACGAGCTGCATTGCGTGCTCGAGCTGGCGCTTCTCTCCGGCTGAGAGCGGCTTGGCCTGCGCACGGGTCATCAGGTCGCGGATCACTTCACTCACCGTGAAGATGCCACCGACGGTGATCTTTTCCTGGTTGGCCTTGAACCGCCTGGACCAGTTGGACGGGTCGTCGATCGTCGGACCCTGCAGGATCTCGAAGACGCGGCCGACTTCGTCGTGATTGATCGCGTTGCGCACACCGATCGCCTCGGCTTTCGCCACCGGGATCTCGATCGACAGCCCATTCTGGGCGACTTCGAACTGCACGTATGCAGTGGGTAGATCGTTGAACATCCGGGTCGTGAGCTTCGTTACCGTCACGGACCCATGGTGCGGGTACAGGAAGATTTCACCGATATTGAGATTCATTGACTACCACCCTTCCCTGTCATTATGGCACACGCTGCCATATTGACAACCGATGACCAGATGGGAACGATGGCCGGTGAGTGCCCCTACTGATTGCGAGGGCCGTTGATGACCAGACTTGGAACGCTCCCTGTGTCGCCTGACCTGCCTGCCGGCCCGCTCGGGCTGCGCGAGCGGCGGCGTGTGCAGACGAGCGTGGAGATCAGCGAGGCTGCACTCACCCTGTTCGAGCAGAAGGGCGTCGAGGCCACGACGGTCGGTGAGATCGCGCACGCGGCGGGAGTGTCTCAGCGGACCTTCTTCCGATACTTCGCCACCAAGGAAGAGGCCGCGCTTCGGGATCACTGGGCCTTCGAGGCGATCATTGCCGCGGGGCTCGATCGGCTCGATTCGGAAGTCTCACCGAGGCTCGCGCTGGAAGCGTCCTTCGCTGCGGCCCTCACGACTTACTCGGACAGTTCGTCGATCGCATCTCAGCGATTGTTGCGGGTGAACCGGATGATCAAGAAGGAGCCGACGCTGCGTGCCGTGTTGGCACGTGCGAGCGTGGGGCGGACCGCGGCTCTGGTCGACGCGGTGTCGAAGCGATTCGAGTGTTCCGAACTGCAGATTCGACTGGCAGTCGATGTGTCGATCGCAGTACTCCGCGCTGCACTGGAAACGTGGGTGGACGGTTCATCCACCGACGAGGCGGCGAACCTGCCCGAAACCTATTCCACGGCACGGGCACTCGCGTACATGTGACTGGGGGATCGTCCCCCACGTCAGCTCACCCGGCGAGGAAGCTGAAGCGGACGCGGCGCACCGGGTTGTCGACGTTGGTGTCGACGAGGCACACCGATTGCCAGGTCCCGGTTGTAACCGCGCCGTCGATGACGGGCACCGACGCGTAGGGCGGCAGGAACGCCGGCAGCACGTGGTCGCGGCCGTGTCCGTGGCTGCCGTGGCTGTGCCTCCACCGGTCGTCGCGGGGCAGCACGTCGTCGATTGCCTGCAGGAGGTCGTCGTCGCTTCCCGCGCCGGTTTCGATCACGACGAGTCCCGCCGTGGCGTGCGGCACCCACACATGCAGCAGGCCGTCGCCGGCGCCGGCCGAGGCGAGGAACTTCTCGATCTCACGGGTCAGGTCGTGCACCACCGGCTCAGCGCCGGTGCGCACCTCGATCTCTGTACTGAACATGCTCCGACGTTAGCGCGGGGGAGCGTGACATTCGATCCGAAGCGGTACGGCCCGCGCTGCTACTTGCGGCCGGCTGCCCATTTCATGCCCCAGCTGTAGGCCTTGTCGAGGTCGGCCTGGCTGCCTTCGATGTACTTCACTTCGCGGGTGACGGTGATGCCTTGTCCGGTGTTCTGCAGCATCGCGATGGCACAGATGCGAGCGGAGCTATTCGACGAGTCGAGTCGAACCTCAACCTCGGGTCCGCTGGTGGGGAAGAGGGTGACGACACCGTCCACGGCTGCCCAGTTGGGTGCGCCGTCGTAGATCATCGCGAAGATGAGGATGCGCTTGAACATCTCCGGGCGATCCAGATTGATGTGCATGTTCTCGCCGCCGGTCACGGTGCCGGTGCGGTCGTCGGCGTCGAGCTTGATGAACGGGGCGGCCTGCAGCGATCCGAACGTGTTGCCGAGTGCCTGGACCACGCCCTTCGATCCGTCGGCGAGTTCGTAGAGGCAGCCGAGGTCCAGGTCAATGCCGGTGTTCCCGCCCGCGGCGGCCGCGAGCTTCGCGAAGAAGCCGGTCTTCTTCGGCTGCGGCGCCACGCCCGTCGACCAGTTGAGGTTGACCCGCATCGCGCCCTGCCGCTCACCCGACTTGGTGAGGCTGACCGAGGGCGCTGCCTTCGACAACGTCACCTTGCTCAGACTCACCCCGCCCTGCGGTGTGGCCGGAGTGGAGGGGCGACGGGTGTAGTCGATGGCCATGGGTAGAACCTTCCGTTTGACGACCGGGCGCCGTGTCGGATCGCTGTCCGATTTGCACGGTTTCGGTCCAGGGTAGTCATACGTTCGAAACTGCCCGACTCGACCTACACCTGGATCAGCCCGTCAGCTTCGCTTGTTCCACTCGATTGCCGGGCACGTATCCATGACCATGGCCAGTCCTTTTTCGGTCGTGCGTCGGAACGCTTCTTCGTCGATGACGCCGAGCTGGAACGAGACGCGCCCACCCAGGGATCCGTTGCAGAGTGGGCCGAGGAGCGAGGTCTTGGACATCCCCGATCCGGGAGTGTGCGCCCGACTACTGCGATAGTGCTGGGATTTGCCAATCGACACGGCAGCATCAGTTCGCTCTCACGGGACTGCAACAACTGTGCTGGCCAACTTAATCGACTTCAGTAAGAAAGCCTGCCGTCGCCTCGCCCTCCGTACCGACGAGACAAGCTCGATCGAGCATGCCGTTCTGCAGTTCGCAGGACACTTCGGGAATCAGGAGACAGGAGTGGCACGCGGCGAGGTTCTTCGCGCCGGTTCCTGTTGCCATTGACTCAAGGCACACAGGGTCGGCAGAACACCACTGAGCGCGCTCAGCTGCCGACTCCAATATCGCCTTAACATTATCGATCGTTCCTTGAGCGCAGAGTCCGCCTAGGCTCCCGGCCGCGTCAGCAGTCGCTGTGTAGAGCAGTATTCCGGACTGACCTGGTTCTGAATAGACGCGTTCTCGGATAGACGACGCAGGGTAACCAGTGTCGAGTGCAAGTTCGTTGAGGAGAGAGTGCGAAAGGGAGTGAAGCAGGAGGGATCTTGGATTGACGGGTTCTATCGCCCCAACCCACTCGGGTGCTGCCGACTGAATTGCTCTGGTGAGCATCAAAGCTCGCCCGAGTGCGAAGTCAGTCTCCTCCCACTTCTTGAGTGCATCCTCTCGGACTCGAAGAAAAACGCCTTCCCCCAATACCTCTACCGCGGGGAGCCAGTCTGTGCGCCCCCGGGAGAGCCGACCGCGGGCGGTACCCGACTCTTGCGTTGGGGCCGCGACACGTGCAAATCCGCGCAGTGCACGAACTTCCCGAAGCTTCGGGACTCGCGACACTAGATCGAGGAGGCCACCTGTGCTGTCGCTATGACGAATTTCGGATGGCACGCAAACGAACGTTTCTGTACCATCACGCTCAGGGTGCAATCGACCGAGTGCCTCGTACTCGTCAGCGCGCAAGATCCTCGTGGCCTCACCCTTCGTCGCAGGCGAATCGGCCTGCTTTCGATACGCGTCCTTCAGCGCATTCTCGTCGACCTGGTGCTGCCTTGCCTTGATTCCGAGTAGCAAATCGAGATCAGGGCTCGTGAGTCCTTCCAGTTCCGGCCGAATGCGCTCGAGGGCTTCCTCCGCTTTGGTAAGGGAACGATCGACTGTGAGCGCCGACCGTACATCGGCAAACCAGACATTTGATGCACCGCGCTGAAGGCCAACGAGATCCTCCGAACACCGGTCACGGTCACTACCCAGCCAGGGAGAAGAGCCAGCACAGCTCCGACCAAGCGCATTTCGTCCGAGAGCCCCTTCCAAGGTTTGGGATGCTCCACATGAGCAACTGACCGTTATCCCACCGAGTGTCGAGTTGCCAGGGTCCGTGGTGATTCGCAGGCCGTGGCGACCTTCTTCGACCGACTCCTTACCACGGTGAGCCCACCGCCGGTAGGGAAAGTCCTGTATGTGGCCTGCCGTACAGCATGAGACAAAACGGGACGGGACGAGCCTGACTGTCAGGCAGTGCCTACATTTGTTGACATATTCACCCTTCGGCTTGTCCGCGATCCTCCAGAACTTGTCGAGTCGTGAGCACTGGGGGCAGTACACCCACTCCGGGAACCGGACCATCGGTACCATACCTTCGCCATCCCCGCCCGGCGGTGAGTAAAGCCGGCTCACGCCAAGTGAGTCGCATAGCCGAGGCTCGTGGATTGCGTCCAGTTCACGCGGGTGCCACTCGTCGAGACCAGCGATCATGAAACTCTCGGACTCAACTGGCAGGACCGCACCGACACCATATGTGCTGATCAATTGGGTCCGCCTAACAGTCGCCTTGGTCGGGGGGCGTTTGCGGAGCCTCCTAGTCACAACCATGTTAGTTGGCCTCTCGTGCAAAATACTTGGCATACAGATGCGTCTCGGAGTCGACGTCGCGCATGCTGGTCAGTGTCGGCCACGGGGGTTGGCGAACGGGGTAGCTAGCCGGAGCCGAATGATTGCCTCCAGCTGTCGCTAGCAGTGCACGCTCGCCGAGTTTCGGCTTACTCTTCGGGTGCTTGATAGCCCCGTACTCGCGCACGAGTTCCGTCTGCACTGACTTCTGCCATATCTCGACAAGCCCGCGAAGTTGCTTAGCAAATGCCGCGGATTCGTCGGGCGCGACACGTTCAGCTCGTTTGACGAGCGCACAAACGACCTGATCGACAGCCGCATGGTACTTATCGATTTCGACTGCGGAACCGTCTTCGCGAAGGCCTGCGACAAGAAGTCGGATGGCAGCTACCAGTGTGCCGTGCGCGCCCCTGTCGCGAGCACGGGTCGCGAATGGAGTAGCCGTCGTCGCTTCAACTTCGCGATACAAAGCGCGGTGGAATGGAATGAAGGACTCATAATGAGATGCATCCCTTGAACGTTGGGCGTTAAGCGCGACTAGGACGAGCCCAGGATGGCGGCGACCCACACGGCTGGTGGACTGGATGTACTCTGAGGTGTTCTGAGGCTGGCCAGCGACGACCATCAGGCCGAGCCTGTCGATGTCGAGCCCCACGGAGATCATGTTTGTCGCAAGGACCACGTCCGGGCTTCCCATTCCAGGATATGCAGTTTCAAGTGACGCCATCGCTTGAGGAATCCTAGTCTGATCCACCCGAGAAGTGAGTTCGACCGGCTCCTGGGAGATGCTGCGTGTCGTGGCCCCGTGTCGCGCAGCAACGATACCCAACCGGTCGGGAATGTCGTCGAGAACTTGTAGGTAGGTCGAACCCAGTACCCTCAGACTGTTGAAGTATCCAAGTAGAGTCCAATAGCTGTCCTTCACCCCGTCCTCAACCTCGAGCTCGTGAACTGCTTGGAGTAGGGCAGAGTAGATGCGCACGAGGAGAGTCGCCTGGCTCGTGCCCGGCGCCATCACTCCGACGTACTGTCTGGTGCCCTTTGCCGCCGGCGACGCCTCGGTGGCGAAGTAATTGTCCGAGGGGTCGAGGCCTGGTGGTGGGAACTGAACGGCCCTTCGGTCAAACACGGCGCGCACCTGCTGTTCTGCACGCCGGATGGTCGCGGTCGACGCTAGAACCTTGGGTCTTCCCTGGTCAGTGCACGCGAGATCCACCGCGGATTCGTACAGACCGACCATCGTCCCTAACGGCCCTGAGATTAGATGTAGCTCGTCCTGAACAATCAAGTCTGGACGCGAGTTTGGACCGTCTACGGAGAGGAACCGCCCTATTTGGCCCCGCCACGTCATCATTGCGAACTTGTCAACAGTGCCGATCACGAGGGACGGCCTTTCTCGATAGACATCTGTATCAACGACGTAGAGCGGTAGTCCACCTCCGAACTCACAGCTCGATTGGCCGCAACTGATTACTAGCGTTTCCCCGGCCGCGTCGTAGTTCCGATGATCGAGTTCAGCCCTACACCAGGGACAGTGGAGGAGTTGAACAGGAGTGGACCCCTCGGGTTGTTCTCCTGAAGCTATCGCCTTAAGTATGTTGCGGGCATCCTCAACCTTGTTCGGCGTCGCTTGATTGCCTACCCAAAGGCCCAACGAGACAGGTGTTGCATTCGGAAGTTCACTCCTGCGGATAAGCTCGAGAGCGCAGATGAGTCCGGCGGCACGTTCGAACTGCTGCCGTGTGAGGAGTCGCAGTGTGTACCGCATGATCGCCGATACACCGCCGTCGCTAGCGCGACGGATTCGTCTGAGAAGAATCGCGAATCCGATACATCCAAGGTAAGCCTCTGTCTTTCCGCCACCGGTCGGAAACCAGAGAAGGTCGACGACGTTTCGATCATCATGAGTCGGGTCTGCAAGCCCCGGGAGGTTCATCAAGATGAAAGCAATCTGAAAC comes from Rhodococcus oxybenzonivorans and encodes:
- a CDS encoding TetR family transcriptional regulator, with product MTRLGTLPVSPDLPAGPLGLRERRRVQTSVEISEAALTLFEQKGVEATTVGEIAHAAGVSQRTFFRYFATKEEAALRDHWAFEAIIAAGLDRLDSEVSPRLALEASFAAALTTYSDSSSIASQRLLRVNRMIKKEPTLRAVLARASVGRTAALVDAVSKRFECSELQIRLAVDVSIAVLRAALETWVDGSSTDEAANLPETYSTARALAYM
- a CDS encoding secondary thiamine-phosphate synthase enzyme YjbQ, translated to MFSTEIEVRTGAEPVVHDLTREIEKFLASAGAGDGLLHVWVPHATAGLVVIETGAGSDDDLLQAIDDVLPRDDRWRHSHGSHGHGRDHVLPAFLPPYASVPVIDGAVTTGTWQSVCLVDTNVDNPVRRVRFSFLAG
- a CDS encoding TerD family protein, whose amino-acid sequence is MAIDYTRRPSTPATPQGGVSLSKVTLSKAAPSVSLTKSGERQGAMRVNLNWSTGVAPQPKKTGFFAKLAAAAGGNTGIDLDLGCLYELADGSKGVVQALGNTFGSLQAAPFIKLDADDRTGTVTGGENMHINLDRPEMFKRILIFAMIYDGAPNWAAVDGVVTLFPTSGPEVEVRLDSSNSSARICAIAMLQNTGQGITVTREVKYIEGSQADLDKAYSWGMKWAAGRK
- a CDS encoding CarD family transcriptional regulator; this encodes MNLNIGEIFLYPHHGSVTVTKLTTRMFNDLPTAYVQFEVAQNGLSIEIPVAKAEAIGVRNAINHDEVGRVFEILQGPTIDDPSNWSRRFKANQEKITVGGIFTVSEVIRDLMTRAQAKPLSAGEKRQLEHAMQLVISELVLAMKTTPEATRRRIESIYETTAVAV
- the drmB gene encoding DUF1998 domain-containing protein; this translates as MPSILHERPTNMVVTRRLRKRPPTKATVRRTQLISTYGVGAVLPVESESFMIAGLDEWHPRELDAIHEPRLCDSLGVSRLYSPPGGDGEGMVPMVRFPEWVYCPQCSRLDKFWRIADKPKGEYVNKCRHCLTVRLVPSRFVSCCTAGHIQDFPYRRWAHRGKESVEEGRHGLRITTDPGNSTLGGITVSCSCGASQTLEGALGRNALGRSCAGSSPWLGSDRDRCSEDLVGLQRGASNVWFADVRSALTVDRSLTKAEEALERIRPELEGLTSPDLDLLLGIKARQHQVDENALKDAYRKQADSPATKGEATRILRADEYEALGRLHPERDGTETFVCVPSEIRHSDSTGGLLDLVSRVPKLREVRALRGFARVAAPTQESGTARGRLSRGRTDWLPAVEVLGEGVFLRVREDALKKWEETDFALGRALMLTRAIQSAAPEWVGAIEPVNPRSLLLHSLSHSLLNELALDTGYPASSIRERVYSEPGQSGILLYTATADAAGSLGGLCAQGTIDNVKAILESAAERAQWCSADPVCLESMATGTGAKNLAACHSCLLIPEVSCELQNGMLDRACLVGTEGEATAGFLTEVD
- a CDS encoding helicase-related protein, with protein sequence MTEDLTAWYEARSGIVEKLEDELMGPQGAVPLGEPPLNRIIVGVLHPKTQSAGDGYRAGLAEDEAMSQGISGPLDEGTAETAVSLSHALRPSSMGITFTVNAEVTREIRVLTSARRYRSDTNGSWLPVDVYREGGLSMPTNVPTRIDEAAADGNEALRIVGVIRPAVYGLTRITLTLVNTNEQSQVTGHADAYCWFRPHLTVVAIGGEFIDRRRTRNVPTMDADARSADFLYRSEPSLAIGHGCAVTWDDTSTSITELRTTFVPSHDVRLASPSGGDESDEFGTYDLQMDQLAKSSDRSQIFEVASAYERWIATRRRDAQSLDESHRAVAFEHMDRAEQCAKRIRDGIEALDDPEIDRAFRLMNQAMVMQRSAQDNARGDARSAQSWRPFQIAFILMNLPGLADPTHDDRNVVDLLWFPTGGGKTEAYLGCIGFAILLRRIRRASDGGVSAIMRYTLRLLTRQQFERAAGLICALELIRRSELPNATPVSLGLWVGNQATPNKVEDARNILKAIASGEQPEGSTPVQLLHCPWCRAELDHRNYDAAGETLVISCGQSSCEFGGGLPLYVVDTDVYRERPSLVIGTVDKFAMMTWRGQIGRFLSVDGPNSRPDLIVQDELHLISGPLGTMVGLYESAVDLACTDQGRPKVLASTATIRRAEQQVRAVFDRRAVQFPPPGLDPSDNYFATEASPAAKGTRQYVGVMAPGTSQATLLVRIYSALLQAVHELEVEDGVKDSYWTLLGYFNSLRVLGSTYLQVLDDIPDRLGIVAARHGATTRSISQEPVELTSRVDQTRIPQAMASLETAYPGMGSPDVVLATNMISVGLDIDRLGLMVVAGQPQNTSEYIQSTSRVGRRHPGLVLVALNAQRSRDASHYESFIPFHRALYREVEATTATPFATRARDRGAHGTLVAAIRLLVAGLREDGSAVEIDKYHAAVDQVVCALVKRAERVAPDESAAFAKQLRGLVEIWQKSVQTELVREYGAIKHPKSKPKLGERALLATAGGNHSAPASYPVRQPPWPTLTSMRDVDSETHLYAKYFAREAN